A part of Vulpes lagopus strain Blue_001 chromosome 4, ASM1834538v1, whole genome shotgun sequence genomic DNA contains:
- the LOC121488851 gene encoding pre-mRNA 3' end processing protein WDR33-like, with translation MPTGERRLLKWRRGLQGAAAVGAQTRAGAIRPALRPAPRRPGPRGRTDRAGPPPPRLHGPGRAGRHTPAGRARPAARSGRASAARRISRESADPRARGGRDPGSSRLGPGRPPGLAPCALWSHFPGGQIAAAESSPASLQQASSGRVRSLTSRRRSLDNQREKRASLRHRRCRAVGPTCRCLWEREPERAPLPEPQRVPPRLPVPCVRAPAPAARSDGVPGRTEGTRAARFASLGRRGRPQRTGPPALLSHANRPAGNLTETQQAAALTDREGGRGPARQRRGWGGCGDRSSAAPDEARSRAQARLPPLSGSPCLGGRMAGSRGRRARQRRCGGSRRRAASRGSERLPAPPSRAGTARSDVSAAPPAPLPSPRPVRNGGGGDLKLGSVRPAHLQGLVGLR, from the exons ATGCCAACGGGGGAACGAAGGCTATTAAAATGGCGCCGCGGCCTCCAAGGGGCGGCCGCCGTGGGAGCGCAGACCCGGGCTGGAGCCATCCGGCCGGCTCTCcggcccgcgccgcgccgcccggGTCCCCGAGGGCGCACCGACCGCGccgggccgccccctccccgcctccacgGCCCCGGGCGCGCAGGCCGGCACACCCCAGCTGGCCGGGCCCGCCCCGCGGCACGTTCGGGCCGGGCGAGCGCCGCGCGGCGGATTAGCCGGGAGTCCGCGGACCcgagggcgcggggcgggcgcgatCCGGGGT CGTCGCGGCTGGGCCCTGGGAGGCCTCCTGGCCTCGCTCCCTGCGCGCTCTGGTCCCATTTCCCGGGAGGTCAGATCGCGGCCGCGGAGAGCTCCCCGGCCAGTCTGCAGCAGGCCTCCTCTGGTCGCGTCCGCAGCCTGACTTCTCGGCGGCGCTCG CTAGATAACCAAAGAGAGAAACGGGCCTCCCTTCGCCACCGCCGCTGCCGCGCCGTGGGCCCCACGTGCCGCTGCCTCTGGGAGCGGGAACCGGAGCGGGCGCCGCTCCCGGAGCCCCAG CGCGTTCCTCCCCGGCTCCCCGTTCCGTGCGTCCGGGCACCGGCGCCGGCAGCGCGCTCCGACGGCGTCCCGGGGCGCACCGAGGGCACCCGCGCCGCGCGCTTCGCCAGCCTCGGGCGCCGCGGCCGCCCCCAGCGCACTGGACCGCCAGCCCTCCTCTCGCACGCTAATCGCCCCGCGGGGAA CCTCACGGAGACACAGCAGGCGGCGGCACTTACGGACCGGGAAGGGGGCCGGGGGCCCGCGAGGCagcggcgggggtggggcggcTGCGGGGACCGCAGCTCCGCGGCCCCTGATGAGGCGCGGTCGCGGGCTCAGGCCCGGCTCCCGCCGCTCTCCGGGAGCCCCTGCCTCGGCGGGCGCATGGCCGGGAGCCGCGGGAGGCGGGCACGGCAGCGGCGGTGCGGGGGCTCCCGGCGGCGCGCGGCTTCTCGGGGCTCTGAGCGGCTCCCAGCGCCGCCTTCTCGGGCGGGCACGGCCCGCAGTGACGTCAGcgcggctccccccgcccccctcccctcgccCCGACCAGTGCGGAATGGAGGGGGCGGAG ATCTGAAGCTGGGGAGTGTGAGGCCCGCGCACCTCCAAGGCCTGGTCGGACTACGCTAA